The following proteins come from a genomic window of Vicinamibacterales bacterium:
- the cysD gene encoding sulfate adenylyltransferase subunit CysD: protein MTQLEDEAIEIIREAVAGARNPVMMYSIGKDSSVMLHLARKAFHPGRPPFPLLHVDTTWKFRDMYAHRERMAAESGMKLIVHVNQEGLAAGVGPFTHGSSYHTDVMKTQALKQALDAHGFDVVFGGARRDEEKSRAKERIFSFRAPGHRWNPKAQRPELWDLYNTRIRDGETIRVFPLSNWTEADVWQYIHHEQIPIVPLYLAKERPLVKRGGQWLLVDDDRLPLEPGEKPVMKKARFRTLGCYPLTAAIESDADTLEAVIAETLNVRSSEREGRLIDTDQPGSMEKKKQEGYF, encoded by the coding sequence ATGACCCAGCTTGAAGACGAAGCGATCGAGATCATCCGCGAGGCTGTGGCCGGCGCGCGCAACCCCGTGATGATGTACTCGATCGGCAAGGACTCCTCCGTGATGCTCCACCTGGCGCGGAAGGCGTTCCATCCCGGACGCCCGCCGTTCCCGCTGCTGCACGTGGATACGACCTGGAAGTTCCGCGACATGTACGCGCATCGCGAGCGCATGGCGGCGGAATCGGGGATGAAGCTGATCGTCCACGTCAACCAGGAAGGGCTCGCCGCCGGGGTGGGGCCGTTCACGCACGGCTCGAGCTACCACACCGACGTGATGAAGACCCAGGCGCTCAAGCAGGCGCTCGACGCGCATGGCTTCGACGTCGTGTTCGGCGGCGCGCGGCGGGACGAGGAGAAGTCGCGCGCCAAGGAGCGGATCTTCAGCTTCCGCGCGCCGGGGCACCGGTGGAACCCGAAGGCACAGCGGCCCGAGCTCTGGGACCTCTACAACACGCGGATCCGCGACGGTGAGACCATCCGCGTGTTCCCGCTCTCGAACTGGACCGAGGCGGACGTCTGGCAGTACATCCACCACGAACAGATTCCCATCGTTCCGCTGTATCTCGCGAAGGAGCGCCCGCTGGTGAAGCGCGGCGGCCAGTGGCTGCTGGTTGACGACGACCGGCTGCCGCTCGAGCCCGGCGAGAAGCCGGTGATGAAGAAGGCGCGGTTCCGCACGCTCGGCTGCTACCCGCTGACGGCCGCGATCGAGAGCGACGCCGACACGCTCGAGGCGGTCATCGCGGAAACGCTCAACGTGCGATCGTCCGAGCGCGAAGGCCGGCTGATCGACACCGACCAGCCGGGATCGATGGAGAAGAAGAAGCAGGAGGGCTACTTCTGA